GTCGCGCGACATGTCACGGGTTATCACAGTCCTCCAAACAGAGTCTTAAAAGGATGTTTGGACGATTCCACTGCTAATTTTTAGCCAGCTACAAATTAGCATTAGCTAATCCAAACATGTTGCTAATAGATGGGCTAATTTTCAACAAGCTCCCTTACTAATTGTTGTTTGAGGATGACTAATTAATTCGGGCTAAAAGTAGGTTTCCAGTAATGTATGGATTAACAATTTAATTAATTGTTAGCCTTTATCCAATCAATACATGACAAGCTAATTTCAGCCAACTAATTTTTATCAAACTAATATTTAACGTTAACTAAAAATTAGCTTTTGTCCATCCAAATAGGATCTTAATTTTAGCTAATGCAAGAGAGGGGTGACTAAGCTTGGTGGTCGTTGTGACAGCGAGCAACGAGACGGGACGATAGAACCTTGGCTTTTGGAGTGGCCAATTGGGCGTGTGTTCATGTGTATAATAAGGACACTGAAACAGTGGCAGGGGTAACACACAGTCACAGCGACAGCGTAATCAGACAGTGACTTTCAcctgggctgtgtttagttcgaaaatttctctctctaaatttcactattcatctatcacatcaaattttttgtctcatatatggagtactaaatataggtaaataaaaaaactaattacatagttttgatatacacgacgagacgaatcttttgagcctagttagatcatagtaggacaacaattaccacaaacaaatgaaaaatGATACAGTGTGCTTAAGTATCCGATATAAttctttttaccactattttacggatctaaacacagcgcTCGGCGTTTGGCCTTCTGGTAGAGCGGGTGACAGCGACTTGAACACCGTGAGCATCTTCATTAAAGTCTAGGGCTGGGCCGACCAACGATGGATGATTACATACTGCCTCTGTATAGAAAATAGAAGATATTTAGGACGGTGACACAATATTCAAAACATAACAttgattatttatttttataaaaatatttgttaaaaagtaatatatatatatatatttatgaaagtatttttaaaataaatttattcaTATAGCTTTTAATTTTTCGAACTTAATAACTTATTTATAATTTATAATTCCAATATTTAATTCAAATCTTGCTCAAAATAACATTTTTTCTATATACGGAGCAAGTACACAGCGAGTGCCCTTGTCCCATCAACTTTGAAGAAAATACAGTCCGCTGGGGCCTGCAGTACGGCTCGGCAGGCATGGCTCTTGACGGGCAACATGGTAAGGCGCTGTTtgtttagtttctaaaaaaTTTTCTACACTATGCGTCACATTGAATGTTTGGAGAAATGCttagagcattaaatgtagttaaaaaaaactaattacccAGTCTAACTGTTTAtcacgagataaatcttttaaacataattagtttatgataaaatattatttgtcaagtaacaacaaaatatacTATAATACCAAAATCAATCATTCTTCACCAACTAAAAAGCAAGTGGAGGTCGCCGCCACGGCCACCAGCGCAGCGGCGTCTGTTTCCGCTTTAGGCTATCCGCAGCGGCTACTAGAAATGAAACAGTACGTATCTTCCAGTACCGCTTTAGCAGGAAAAAACCCCGCAGCGGGTAATGGAAGTCCGTCCGCTATAGTTCAGGATGAGCCACCATCCGCCATTACCAGGGTGGAGCAAGGACGTCCGGTACCGACTCCCGAGGCCAGCAGCCGCAACGACCCCTGCTCTCCCGCCCATGCTCGgaaccgcctccgcctccgcctccgccagaccgccgcgcgccgctgcccaGATCTGCTGCTGCCGCGCGCGCTGCCCGGGACGCGAGTGGGAGAGGTGGACGGCAACTCGAGCAGTAGCAGCAGGGGCACCGCCGTAGGAGGAGCCgtcggggagagagaggggggacgGCACCGCCCAAAGCTCGCGGAGAAGAGAGGAGGTGTGGCACGAGTCGTCCCGTGTGCGCGTCGCCGCCATCGTCCCGCGGGCCCCTGCCCCGCACGCGCCGTGGACGCCGTGGGCAGAGGCCCTGCTCCTCCGCTTGCTTGcctccgtgccgccgccgccgccatcctctgtgccgcgccgcgccgccgccttggccgccgcgtgcggatccggcggcggtgcgCCCCTGCGCCATGGAATCCTCCGCGCGCGGACctcggcggggcggagcagtCGGTGGGACGCCGCCGTGCTATGGCCTCCGCCGTCGTGCGAGCTGTTGCCCCTGCCTCGatgcgccgcgccggcccctgCCTCGACGCGCCGTGCCCGCCTCGCCCCACGCCACCTCGGTCCGCTCGTCGCGGGCGCCGCTGCCCTGCTGTGCCACTGCCCTGCCGTGCGCTGGTGGCCATAGCGGCGTCGCGGGCATCCGCGGAGGCCGTGGCCGAGGGCGCTGAGCTCCACGCCCACCTCCGCGCGCCCCGCTCCGCCCAGTCCAcctccgcgcgcgccgctcTGCCCTGCCCGCCTTtgcccgcgccgctccgcccaaCCCGCACTGCAGCtcgaccgcgccgccgcttcTCGCCGGTGCTTGTGGCCGGCCTGGTGGCCATCGccgcggagggaggaggggcgccgcggAGCACGCCCACCAAAGAGCCGCGGGGCCTGCCGGTCCTCCCCGCCGTGCCGAGCCATGGGCGGGCATCCTGCGTGCGCGCCGAGGGGCAGGGGCGGGCACCacggagggccgccgccgcacgccgctagccggaggaggggcgcgggcgGAGAGTCcgggaaaggagagagagaggagggagagaaaggaggaggtgagGCTGACGTATGGGGCCCGCAGATGGGTAGTTGGGATTGAGGATGAGAtatagagtatgacgagtgcagAAAAATTGAATATAGAAGAGAGAATCTCGTTAACCAGAATAGAAAATTTCTTTTAGAAGGCGAATTTAGAGGATGACGAGTGCGGACAACCTTAACACAGTTATTCAATGGCTCGATGCACGTATGGCGCCAACTCTGATGGAACGTGACAGGAATAGGATGGCTGGTAGTCTCGGTGAGGCACAACAGCCACattcaggccctgtttagtttccaaaaaaattttctacagtacTCGTCATATCAAATTTTTAGACATgtatatggagcattaaatataattgaaaaaaataactaattatacagtctaactgattagtacgagacgaattttttaacgctgattaattcatgattggatattatttatcaaataataacgaaatattctacagtatcaaaatctaaattttttcacgaactaaacacatGCCACCCATCTTTGCCGTGCTTGTCCTCCACCTCCACGGTCAATATGTGAGCAGAGATGGGAATACGGATATTCAAAATACTCCGGTTGCCAGAGTTTCACATGTGCTGCTATCAGCGGCCATCTAGCTCTCATTGAGGCACCTCCAGGACTTGGGAAAATGATGGCCTTACACAATATCAGTGTCATCGACGTCAGTGTTGCAAGCGGGAGAGCAATCCTGGACGAGCTCAAGAATCTTACACAATTGTGCAAGCTTGGAGTCTCAGGCATCAAACGGGTAAACTGTAAGTCTGTAAGGCCTCTTCCAACGGTTAAAGGCAGTATAGCTTATAACTACAGTGGCCAGTGAAAAAATCGGCACATTAACATTGGCTGAAAGAGGGAACCATCTCGGTACGTGAGCGAGCTAGCGCTCCACAGGGCGCCAGCCACTGTTGGGCACTGTTGATCAATTAGAAAAATGCGTGAGCTAGTTTAGAGCTATACCGTTGGAGGAGGCATAAGGAGTTCTGTTCTGCCATTTATTTCAGGGCACCCCATTTGAAAACCTTGTCAGGGTGGCTCGACAAGAATCAAACTGGCTGTTTGGATGCCATTTCCCCACCTGAAAAACTAGAGAGTTTTAAGCTGTATGTGGATCTCTAGACAAGTTGCCAGCATGAATTAAGCTGCTGTCGAATCTCAGTAAATTGATATTACACATGGACATGATAACGCAAGATGATGTGGACCTTCTCATGAATTTACCAAGACTAAATTTTTTATATCTTTGTTCCAAGGAGTTTCATTGTGGAGAGCTCCGGTTCAAGCGAAACTTTCGCCAACTCTGGGTCCTCGAGTTTGATTGCAACTCCAGGTTACAGTCTGTTACCTTTAAGGATCATTCAGTAATGCAAGACCTTGAGATCCCGAAGATCCGCTGCTCTAATGTATCATCCTTGAAGTTTTAGGGCATGCACAACGCGACGTTGCGAGCCGGCTACAAGCCGTAAGTCTTGCACAAAACACCCTGGCGCAACGAGACGACGGCGCCCTCGTCGCCTCGcgaggcgacggcgtgggctcgTTGCCCCAGGCCATACCGACGACCGCTCCCCCGTTGTATGAGTATGACTCGCTTCGACCCATCGACGACGTCTTGAGATCTCGTGTGGGCCGGAGGCTTTTTGGCGCGCATGGCTCTGCCTCGTCGTCCTTCACCAGAGGCCCAGGCTTCGACGCCCACCAACCCGCCCACCAGTGCTACCTCCAGGTGACGACCGTTCgggagccggccggccggccgccaccgcgccttGGCCACCGCCTACCGTCCTCTGAGCTGCGCAGCCTCCCGTTGGCTAGCGCAGCGGCCGCCGAGCAGTCCTGCGATCCGTACTgaggaagaaagagaaagaTACCTCCTGCGCCGGCCACCTTGCTGCCTCCCCACATCCGCGtgctacggcggcggccgcctgcaGCCATGCCCTCGCAGGGACGAGATCTTCAAGGAATGTCGAATAGCGGCGGCCCGCCTGTGAACAGCAAGGAAACGAAGGGGAGCTTTCAGAAGGGAAAGGGGAAGAGAGATGCGTGCGTTGGGCAAGGAAGCTGGAAAAGGATAAGTGAGACAGGTGAGCTTCGACTCGGTGGggatatttttttttttgggcctCCGTTTCGGGGATGGAAACGTGTGGACCAGAGCATTCCGGTTGCCTGACAGCCTGAATAGTATTTTTTATGTGAACGCAAGTAGCAGCAGCGAGAGCAGTATAGCTATGTATTCTCTTAAAGAAACAACAAGATGGTATATAAAAATTAATTCCATACTTGATCCCCATGTTTTATGTGTCCATGGATGAATTAAATAGCTAATAGACACATTAACAGACACCCCATTGTATAAGTTATCTATTCTGTTATCTGTGTGCAGTGTTATAGACACTTACAGATAATAGCTGTCTGCACTATTGTACATACCCTTATGGGCTACAACATCTAAAGCTGAGGGAAGTCCCACTTAGTGGATCCTATAATAAAAAAAAGTGAAGAATGACTTGAAGAGCCAATTTGAGAAGCATCCGAGAGAAATCAAGCCTAATTTGAAGTTGCAatggatttcattttgcatcatggAGATCCATGtatatttaatatatatttaattgaatcatttgtttgtaaattggtattcttatctcttccatcatacatgaatatatggtgacatatatcatgggtaatattttatataaataataacataaataatatattaataatgatataaatagtaatttagaattttatattggtgcacatTTGTATATTTTATTAGaactatataatttagattcagatttagggttaactttaacttttaataattgtcggtgtcccgacccgggggtccggatcccaactagtaaatgctgcgtgttttctcgtcccagatgatgatgcaagaggcaacacagtaacgcacggtttatcctggttccggccgcggggccgtacgtccagcaaagggggtgtgcgagggcactgtattatcttgcacccggagtacTTGTagcaggggatacaagcgaggcgagagagggaggaaagctcccaagtctctgctagaagtggagtcggttgagacgAGTGCTCAGTAATCACTGAACGTCCTCTTGaaagagagaagccagagagcgAGAGACCAACGTGACCAGAGAGACCCGCCAGCGCCCgctaaaggaagcccacctcctccttttatagttataaGGAGGGGCGATGTACACGAGTGGGagcatggaagtcgtcgttttcccctgaatcgcgggggtacagtggtcggacactgtagaaagtacactgtgggaaggcggcacGCGTCGCAGTCATCctagatatcgtccttggtcctgtgaAGATTGCGGCggtcgtcctgccagcccccgCAGGCGGCGTAGTCATTGCTGGTGCATGGTACTTGGCGCGGTGGCATTCGGTGGGCCCTACGGATTAGGGTCCTGCATGTGCCCGTGGTAGTGGTGGGGcgcgacggccccggaccccctggtcggagtgcgggtgtgcacaccagaaggtccgggggacacgtggaggacC
This genomic interval from Panicum virgatum strain AP13 chromosome 8K, P.virgatum_v5, whole genome shotgun sequence contains the following:
- the LOC120645891 gene encoding translation initiation factor IF-2-like gives rise to the protein MASAVVRAVAPASMRRAGPCLDAPCPPRPTPPRSARRGRRCPAVPLPCRALVAIAASRASAEAVAEGAELHAHLRAPRSAQSTSARAALPCPPLPAPLRPTRTAARPRRRFSPVLVAGLVAIAAEGGGAPRSTPTKEPRGLPVLPAVPSHGRASCVRAEGQGRAPRRAAAARR